CGCAACGAGCGAGACCTCGGAGCTGAGCGGGCTCGGCGAGGCAGCGCGGGCGAAGCTCAGGCTCTCGGAGTTCGGCTTCATCTTTCAGTTTGGGCAGCTGCTGCCAGATCTCAGCGCTGTCGACAACGTGTCGCTCCCGCTGCTCCTCTCTGGGCAGCCGCGCAAGATCGCGTTGCGTCAGGCACGCCGGTGGCTCGAACGGCTCGGCCTCGACGAGCACGTGCAGAAGCTGCCGTCAGAACTCTCGGGTGGGCAGGGACAGCGCGTCGCGATTGCCAGAGCACTCGTGACGGCCCCAAAGGTGATCTTTGCCGACGAGCCGACGGGTGCACTCGATTCGCTGTCTGCCGAGCAGGTGATGCTCACCCTCACGGAGCTCTCGCGCGCTTCGGGAACAACGGTCGTGCTCGTGACTCACGATGCCCGCACCGCCGCATATGCAGACCGCGAGGTCGTCGTGCGCGACGGCAAGCTATCGGGGCTCGCGCGATGAGGGCGGTCATCGTCGGTTGGGTGCTCGCTTCGCGCGAGCGCGGTGGCGTGAAGCGCCTCGTCGGAATCGCGGCCGGTGTTGCTGTCGGCGTCGCGCTCCTGCTCCTCGTGATCGCCGCTTACCAGGCGCTCGGGGACCGGAGTGCTCGCTCGACCTGGCCGCTTGATAGCGCCTTCAAAACAGGTCAGATCGCCGACCTTGAGTTCGGCGACGACACAGTGTGGGTCGCGCCGAGCGGCATGCTCGGCGCCCCCGGAGACTTCTACGATTGTGAAGCGATCACGCGGGTGTCTATCGCGGCGAC
Above is a window of Leucobacter aridicollis DNA encoding:
- a CDS encoding ABC transporter ATP-binding protein, which produces MNPVLSVRGIERSFGMDVALRGVDLDVAQGEILAIMGPSGSGKSTLLHILAGVLTPDDGTAIYRDPATSETSELSGLGEAARAKLRLSEFGFIFQFGQLLPDLSAVDNVSLPLLLSGQPRKIALRQARRWLERLGLDEHVQKLPSELSGGQGQRVAIARALVTAPKVIFADEPTGALDSLSAEQVMLTLTELSRASGTTVVLVTHDARTAAYADREVVVRDGKLSGLAR